A single window of Dendropsophus ebraccatus isolate aDenEbr1 chromosome 5, aDenEbr1.pat, whole genome shotgun sequence DNA harbors:
- the PTGES3 gene encoding prostaglandin E synthase 3, translating to MQAASAKWYDRRDYVFIEFCVEDSKDMKVGFEKDKLAFSCLGGADNIKYLNQVDLYQSIDPNESKHKRTDRSVLCCLRKAESGQSWPRLTKEKAKLNWLSVDFNNWKDWEDDSDEDMSNFDRFSEMMNNMGGDEDVDLPEVDGADDDSPDSDDEKMPDLE from the exons AT GCAAGCAGCATCTGCAAAGTGGTACGATAGGAGGGATTATGTCTTCATTGAATTCTGTGTTGAGGACAGCAAAGACATGAAAGTAGGCTTTGAAAAAGATAAACTAGCTTTCAG TTGTCTGGGAGGAGCTGACAACATTAAATACTTAAATCAAGTCGACCTGTATCAGTCTATTGATCCTAAT GAGTCTAAACATAAAAGAACAGACAGATCTGTCTTGTGTTGTTTACGAAAAGCAGAATCTGGCCAGTCGTGGCCGAGACTGACAAAAGAGAAGGCAAAG CTTAATTGGCTCAGTGTGGACTTTAACAACTGGAAAGATTGGGAAGATGACTCAGATGAAGACATGTCCAATTTTGACCGCTTCTCGGAG ATGATGAATAATATGGGAGGAGATGAAGATGTAGACTTACCAGAAGTAGACGGTGCAGATGAT GATTCACCAGACAGTGATGATGAAA aaaTGCCTGACCTGGAATAA